Genomic DNA from Triticum dicoccoides isolate Atlit2015 ecotype Zavitan chromosome 4B, WEW_v2.0, whole genome shotgun sequence:
CTGGACAAACCTTTTGAATATCATCTATTGCAATGTCAGAGTACCTACATTACATATTCTATTAGTAAGAAAAGTACTAATGAGTCTGTAATCGAATCTATAAAGCCGAAATGGCCAAGTATGCACACCGTACAGTGTAAGGTGCCAACATACGCAAATTTCTAACATGCTAACCAAGCATAACCAATAGCAACAAAAACAAGGTGCTTCCTTGACAATGCAACAGTCCCCACGGTGAAACTAAAATTGATCTTGAGCAATATATTTTTGAGATCCTAATGAAATCAACATCATGAAAATATTTTTCAAGTCAAGCGCACTCTCATTTTCATATGATCACTCTAAATAAAAACTGTTACTGATCAGAAGTCAGTGGCTCGACAGAACTGTTTCTACTGTGACCCAAAATATGAGGGGGACTAGTAAACCTGAACGGAAGGTAGTACATGTTATTGTTAAGACCCAACACAGAACCATTAAACTCTAAGCAAGAAAATATTCTTCCTGTTTAGCCAGCTCAAAGAGCATGAAACATTAGCTGTTAGTCTGTCACCCTGAACACCTATTCATCCCGCAACCGTTGCAACTGATCCTCTTAGTCCTTAGCAACTTTTTCCAATGTGCACAGCCACTGCATGCTCCACTTCCTGCACTGACTGTTTCTCATACACTGATTGTGGAGTTCATAACTTGTGTTACCCGCATCATTGCCGTCAGCATTGATCGCCATCCCAGTTGTTTGACGGCGTCTCTCCATCAAATTGGTACTGTACCAAAAAGGTGTGTTTGTACATGATATTTTGTATAAATGTAATTGAGTGAGATCAGATCTTATTCTCTTTTCAATTAGGCCATATTGGGCTTGTTCTTGAGAAGGGACAGTCAGAAAAAAATAAATCACATGGGTTGTGGAACATTAACTTTTTATTGTTATGAACCAAGACAATGATTAATTTTTCCTTTAAAAGGCCAAGGCAGAGGCTATGCTTCTGAAATTACCAAGTAAAGACACTAACCAGGAACATCTCTATGTGCTTCAGCAACATGTTCCAACaagaatgccttcctctaggatttGAACCAACATGTTCCTATGATTTGGCAGTTCCTATGGACAAGTGCCTTCCTCTAGGATGGAACTATTTTTGAATCAAGATTGACATTCTTAATAATAAGTAAGTGTAGGACAGTATAATCCATATCGCGATATACCATCTGGAGATGCAGCCGTCGCAATACCCCCTCCTGTCACAGCTGGTACACCAAACGGCATTGACACTCCTCCGGCATTGGTGGCAACTCGTCTTCACCTCCGCACAGCCTTGCAGCCCTACAgaggctcccccgactagctcctgCCGTCACCGACATGTATCACCAACCCTGATCAGCACCCAAAGCAGCgcaagccacacacacacacaNNNNNNNNNNNNNNNNNNNNNNNNNNNNNNNNNNNNNNNNNNNNNNNNNNNNNNNNNNNNNNNNNNNNNNNNNNNNNNNNNNNNNNNNNNNNNNNNNNNNNNNNNNNNNNNNNNNNNNNNNNNNNNNNNNNNNNNNNNNNNNNNNNNNNNNNNNNNNNNNNNNNNNNNNNNNNNNNNNNNNNNNNNNNNNNNNNNNNNNNNNNNNNNNNNNNNNNNNNNNNNNNNNNNNNNNNNNNNNNNNNNNNNNNNNNNNNNNNNNNNNNNNNNNNNNNNNNNNNNNNNNNNNNNNNNNNNNNNNNNNNNNNNNNNNNNNNNNNNNNNNNNNNNNNNNNNNNNNNNNNNNNNNNNNNNNNNNNNNNNNNNNNNNNNNNNNNNNNNNNNNNNNNNNNNNNNNNNNNNNNNNNNNNNNNNNNNNNNNNNNNNNNNNNNNTTGGTGAGGGGCAGCCCCCTCCGCACCGCCGGTTCCGCCACGTAGACAGGCTCCCCGACGACGCTGCCGTAGAAGGGCCTCGCGACAGCCATTGGCAGGGGCAGGTCAGCGTCGGCGACGGAGTCGCCCTCGCGGTGCTGCGCGTAGGAGGCGGCGGCGTAGGCGGGGGAGGACCTGCGGAGCGTGGCGCGTAGCGCGGAGGAGGCGGCGCGCTTCTTGGCCTGGACGTAGTGCTTCTCGCAGACGGTCTTGTCGGGCATGGAAGGGGCGCTGCAGCGCCACTGCTTGCCGTCGGAGCGCTTGCAGCGGAGGTCCTCCGGCACGGCGTCCATCCCCCCGGCCCGTCACGCCTCCATGCGCGGATCCGAGGggagggggttagggtttggggaggggatcGGGGAGGGGAAAGTGGTggcgatggtggcggtggcggtggcgtatAAGTGGTGGTTGGGCTCCGTGTTGTAATTTGGAGCTTTGCAGTGGGCTGCGCTGCAACAAGTCTCCATCCATCTCCGgccctgccctgccctgccctgGTGCCTCCCCCTCCCACTGCTGTGCTGTGCTAGGCTAGGCTAGGCTAGGCTGGTGGTGGAGTAACTCCCCTTCCTATTTGGTGGTGGGTGCCTTTGCCTTGCCTGCGTGTCCGGGGACGGAAGGAAGAGCAGCATCTGCGTGTGCGAGAAGCTGCgcaggggaaggaagaaaaggaaagccaCCGGCAGGCAATCAAGCCGTGGCGGAAGGGGTTGCAGCGGGGAGGCGGTCTGGTTCGGGGGCCTTCCTGGCTGGGCCCTGCTCACCTCGCCTTCCTTCATGTGGGCGGGAGGAACGGAAAAACGCTGCGTGCCCAGTTGTCACATCGTCATATATACGAGGATCGGGCGTCCACCATCAAACCGCCCCGTCCGAAAAGTAGCCGGTGCTCCCAGCTTTGGATACTCCCGGTACTCCAATACCAGAAAACATTTTCTTAATGTTTCGAAAAATTCCGAAAAAAATTGTGAATGTTCGCAATGATTATGACTGCAAGCCCTAAAAATTTCAGATCCAAACTCGAAACAAATATTAAGAAACAAAAATGTGAAATCTAGCATAGTGTAAAGAATAGACAAAAACAACATTGACACTATTCAGATCtagatttctcttttttgtttcttaaTGTTCATTCCAATTTTGAACCTGAACTTTTAGGGGATGAAGTGACAGTCCTTGTGGACATTCTcgttttttctaatttttttgaaatatttaaaaATGTTTTTTGACATTTTTAAATATTTCAAACGTTTAAAAACATTTTAAAATGTTTTTTGACATTTTTAAATTTAAATTTTAAATATTCCAATGTTTTTTGAATACTGCCAACAACAAACGGTGTACAGGGGATGGCGTGTTCGAGCGGCGGTTGTGGCGACGACCGCGACGTGAGTTGGCGGGTCTCCTTCGCCGCCGATTTCGCCTCTCGCACACTCAATTCGACTACGGTGCCCTCACGTTGCGACGCGACGCTCTCCGGCTGGTCCTCACGGACTCGCGGGGCGTGACGGTGGACGCGCAGTTCCTTCGCGCGGGGGAGGCGATCGATGTTGGTGATGTGGTGTCGTTCCCGTGCCATATCGCACGGGTTCGGGatcggctgccgacgacgagcaccgcgccggCGAGCAGAGGCGTTGCGGGACGTATCGAGGCGGTACACGGGTCCCGTGCGGCACAGCGCGTGGGTGGGTCGACCCGGCCCGAGGGAAACCTAACCGCGGCCCCGCGCCCACCAATGGCGGATGTGCGACACGTGGGGGGATCCACCCACCCACCTCGGGCGGCGACGCTAGTATAAAACCTCCTCCCGCACCGATCCTTGACCTAGAAATCTCATTCTCCCACTTCTGGGCGGCGGCGAAAAACCCTAGATCCAGAACACAAGAATCCTTCGAATGGTGGGAGGGGAAGGTTGGCGGCGATCCGCGCTCCTTCGCGGCGGTGGCGGCCTCTCCTTCCATGGCGAACGACGCGGCGCGTGGCCATCTTGGAGGGCGCGGTGGAGGCGGTGCCGGCCACGCGGACCGTGGAGGAGGGCGTCAGGCTGGCCGCGGCAACGGGAGGGGGGCGACTGGAGCAAGTTCTCCTGGAGGCGCGAACATGGCGACAGCTACGGCATCTCGACCTCCTCCAACATCGCGTCGGCGGAGGATTCCGCATGGTGGGACAAAGCTGTTGCTGCCAATCGAAGGGAGATCCAAGGCAACGGGGTGTGGGTTCAGAAAACCCAGACGTCGTCGGGGTCAGGTGGCAATACCACAGGGAGGCAGCCTACTCCTCCGACGGATCGTCCACAGGGGAAACAGATCCCTGCTCATGTGCCCCCTACCAAGAAACCTGATGCGTGTCTTATCTGCAAATCTCATGAGCATCCCCCTGTTCGGTGTCCCCAAGCGTATTGCGAGCGATGCAGAAAGCTAGGGCGTCTTGCATCTGTTTGTGTGGAATTTTTGCCATGGGAGTGCATTGCGTCGATGTGTGCGTTTCAGTCTAAGGGGCAGGGGTTCTATTACATTCATGATTCATGTTCGTCTAATCAGCAAAAAGCTAGGGCTAATAACATTGTAGTCACTATAGTGGAAGAGGAAACCTCGACTCGTCAGATGGAATTAGATctctctgcttatcttgccactgaCTGGCGCTGCTCGGCTCATGCTATTGGGCCAGGGGTTTTGTGGTCAGATTTCCTAACCCTAGAGCTGTAGCTCAGATTTGTTATGTGGGGAGGGTGACTCTTAAAACAAGTGGTGCTGTTATCCATGCCAAGCCGTGGTCATCTGCGGTTGGGGCGAAAGGGAAGATGGAAATGGCGTGGGTTAAGGTCAGCAATGTTCCTTTGGACAAAAGAAGTGAAAGAAACTTGGCTTATGTTGCATCTTTAGTTGGGGTCCCCTTGGAGATCGATGCTGCCATTTTAAATCGCCCGACTTTGGTCGGGGTGAGGCTCGGGTGCAGGAACGTTGATGAGATTACTGTGATTGCTGAGGCCGTTCTGGGAGACTACTTCTATCATTTCTATTACGAAGTACAACAGATTCTGGTGAGAGACCCTAATAGAGAGAAAAAAGTTGATGGCAATGCTGATGGACAGAATCATCCCCTGTCAAATCATGGAAGGGAGGGAAACAGTCACCCTAATGTGCCATCTGATAAGTCTCCTGTTACTACTCGGGGGGGGGGGCCTGATCCCATCAGGGAGTCACAAGAAAGTGTTGAGTTTAACGATTCCCTCCACACCACTCTCCTTATAGATACTATGGCTATGGAGATGGAGCAGGAAAAAGTAAGCATCCAGGTTGAGAAAGTGAAAAGTAACCTGACTTGCCCTGGGAAAACTTACTCTGATGCAGTTAAAAATTGTCCTCGGGTGGTGGAAATGACTGGGGACTGTAACCTTGCACTTCCTACTACCCAGGTTTACAGGGTTGAATCTCCTGAAGCTGAACAGACCGGGGAGGGGCTGCCTGCGCCCCCGCTGGTCACTGAGGAGAATCTTCGCTTCAGCTTAAGGAATGCTCATAACATGATGGAAAGGATGGACAAGAAGGCCTTAGCTGCTGCTAAGAAGACAGATATTGAAGGTACTATGCAAAGCCCAAATTAGTTTGAAACCCTTTCTAATCCTGAACTTATACTTAGAGCGGTTAAAATGGGGGTTCATATTCCTGATAATGATTTTGCTAGTGTTGATATTCTGAGAGAACTTGAAAAATGCAGAAATGCTGAGAATATCAAAACTAATGATGAACATCATGATTTgggggggggggataaaataatgttgaccaatgaaaaaagGGGACCGGACACCTTTGAGGATGGACTGGGTGGATGTGAATGACGAGGAGGAAGAGAAATTTACGGTGGTGAAGTCTAGAAAAAAAACCTATTGTAATTATAGCTAGACCCACTACTAGAAGTCAAAAAATGGAACCTATTTGGGGAGAAAGGCTGGAAGCCCTGCTGTGTCCCCTAGTAGGGCTACCAGAAAGGGGGTCCCAAAAAAGAAAAACCCACCATGAATGGCCTTTTTTGGAATTGTAGAGGAGTAGGGAAGAAGGGAATGACTACCTGCTTCTCTGACATTATTAAGGACCATTCCCTGGATTTTGTGGGTGttcaagaaacaaagaaaaaaaccTCCGAACCTAAGTATTTGAGGAGAATTGACCCCTTTGATATGTTCAGTTGGAATTATATCCCTGCTGTTGGTAAATCAGGTGGGATCCTATGTGGGGTTAAAAAAGGAACACTGGAAGTTGTCTCCTGGACTGCAGGTAATTACCTACTGCAGGCTACTGTGTTCGATGTGTGACTTAAATGTGTCTGGACACTGGTAGTGGTATATGGGGCGACTCATGATGACAAAAAAGATGAGTTCTTTGCAGAACTGGCCTTGATGTGCAGTAATATTAGTACACCCTATGTGATTGGGGGGGACTTCAATATCCTTCGTGAGAGTTGTGATAAGAACAAAGACTTGCATCGGTCCCTTTATATGGATAGGTTTAACAACATCATTCAGAATCTCAATCTTAGAGAGATTCATATGGGGGGGCAAGTACACTTGGACCAACAACCAAAGACATCCCACTTCAGAGAAATTGGATAGAATTCTCACGAGCCCCACTTAGGAAGACATGTTTCCTTTAGTGGTTGTTCGTAAGCTGGTGCGAGATGTCTCGGACCACAACCCCCTCCTTCTATCTTCTGACTCTTTAAAGAAAAAAAACCTCACCAGCGTGAATTCAGATTTGAATTAAGCTGGTTGAAGAATGAAGAGTTTTACACTAAGGCCAAGATGATCTGGGAGCAGCCGGTATACTCTGAGGATCCAATTGATATTCTGAATATCAAACTGAAACATATCAAAAAGTATTTTAAAGGCTGGGGATCGCATGCTTTTGGACATGCGAGGAAAAGAAAAAGATGGATTAAGCAGGAGTTGGAAGAGATTGAGAAAAAAGAGGAAGATGGCCCCCTTGATCCAGAGACGTATGAGAAAAGAACCTTGTTATCTACGGAGTTAAACGAGATCTTGGTAGACGAGGAACTGTTTTGGTTGCAGCATTCTAATGAGAGATGGTTATTAAAAGGTGACCAAATCACAACCTATTTTCATCGGGTTGCTAATGGCAGGAAGAGGAAAAACACTATACATTCGCTGACTAGTGGGGAGACTGTTATAGAGGGACAAAAAACCTACTTGAACATGCCACAGCCTTTTACAAGGATCTCTTTGGGCCTGCAAAGGGGAATCTATTCCACTTGTCCCCTGATACTTGGTCTAGCAAACTCTCTGCAGAGGACAATGTTGGGgggcgtagcagaaa
This window encodes:
- the LOC119292671 gene encoding growth-regulating factor 5-like encodes the protein MDAVPEDLRCKRSDGKQWRCSAPSMPDKTVCEKHYVQAKKRAASSALRATLRRSSPAYAAASYAQHREGDSVADADLPLPMAVARPFYGSVVGEPVYVAEPAVRRGLPLT